Proteins from a genomic interval of Benincasa hispida cultivar B227 chromosome 7, ASM972705v1, whole genome shotgun sequence:
- the LOC120082148 gene encoding ferroptosis suppressor protein 1-like, whose amino-acid sequence MMYLLNCTKGLQMMAAEDKKRVVVVGGGIGGAFVAHSLQFVADVVLIDKKEYFEISWAGLRSMVEPSFAERSVINHTDYLPNARIIASSATNITDKEVFVSDGSSVPYDYLVVATGHEETIPKSRTERLSQYQAECEKIKSANTILIIGGGPTGVELAAEIAVDFPEKNLKLIHRGSRLMEFVGPKASQKALDWLTSKKVEVILEQSISMESLTDGVYQTSGGETIAADCHFMCIGKPIGSQWLKGNILKNSLDVLGRLMVDKHMRVRGFKNVFAVGDITDLKEIKQGYLAERHAHVTSKNLKLILTGANESRLATYKPGSQLAIVSLGRKEGIAQLPFITISGCIPGLIKSGDLFVGKTRKELGLAP is encoded by the exons ATGATGTATCTCTTGAATTGTACCAAAGGTCTGCAGATGATGGCGGCCGAAGACAAGAAGAGGGTGGTGGTAGTAGGCGGAGGAATTGGCGGCGCTTTTGTTGCTCATTCTCTTCAATTTGTCGCCGATGTCGTGCTAATCGATAA GAAGGAGTATTTCGAGATCTCATGGGCAGGCTTGAGGTCAATGGTGGAGCCATCATTTGCTGAAAGATCCGTGATTAATCATACAGATTACCTTCCCAATGCAAGAATTATTGCATCTTCAGCCACAAATATTACAGACAAGGAAGTTTTCGTGTCAGATGGCTCGTCAGTTCCTTATGATTATCTTGTTGTTGCCACCGGTCACGAGGAAACCATTCCAAAAAGTAGAACTGAAAGGCTCAGTCAATACCAAGCAG AATGTGAAAAGATAAAATCTGCCAATACGATTTTAATAATTGGAGGAGGTCCTACTGGTGTAGAACTCGCTGCTGAAATTGCGGTTGATTTTCCagagaaaaatttgaaattaattcacCGGGGGTCGAGATTAATGGAATTTGTTGGGCCTAAAGCTTCTCAAAAGGCATTGGATTGGTTAACATCAAAGAAAGTTGAAGTAATCCTAGAACAATCTATTTCAATGGAATCTTTAACAGATGGAGTATATCAAACTTCGGGTGGCGAGACTATTGCAGCCGATTGCCACTTTATGTGCATAGGAAAACCAATTGGATCTCAGTGGCTGAAAGGGAACATCTTGAAAAATAGCTTGGACGTCCTTGGAAGACTGATGGTTGACAAGCACATGAGGGTCAGGGGTTTTAAGAATGTCTTCGCAGTGGGAGATATCACAGACCTTAAG GAAATCAAGCAAGGTTATTTAGCAGAAAGACATGCACATGTAACATCCAAGAACCTGAAACTGATACTAACGGGTGCAAATGAGAGCAGGTTGGCTACATACAAACCCGGTTCTCAGCTTGCAATCGTTTCGCTCGGAAGGAAAGAGGGAATTGCGCAACTTCCTTTCATTACAATTAGTGGATGCATCCCTGGGTTGATTAAATCTGGAGACTTGTTTGTGGGAAAGACGAGAAAGGAACTTGGATTAGCACCTTGA